The Ictalurus furcatus strain D&B chromosome 5, Billie_1.0, whole genome shotgun sequence genome includes a region encoding these proteins:
- the ubiad1 gene encoding ubiA prenyltransferase domain-containing protein 1, producing MAAGQKKTSAETYLLSGSNGLNGSKAQGVTLTEQTCNGKNSRLAKMASNVQKKCAAYVLALRPWSFSASLTPVALGSALAYKLEGSVDLVILLVCAVAVLVVHGAGNLVNTYYDFSKGIDHKKSDDRTLVDRILEPQDVVMFGAVLYSVGCLCATLLYFLSTLRLEHLALIYFGGLSSSFLYTGGIGLKYVALGDVVILITFGPLAVLFAHAVQVGHLSVLPLVYAVPLALHAEAILHSNNTRDMQSDRSVGIVTLAILAGPTLSYILYNVLLFAPYAVFCVLATRYTISMALPLLTLPMAFPLERQFRSQHYTKIPQKTAKLNLLVGLFYVFGIILSPAGSLPLL from the exons ATGGCAGCTGGCCAGAAGAAAACCAGCGCCGAGACGTACTTGCTGTCCGGCTCCAACGGCCTGAACGGATCAAAAGCACAAGGAGTGACTCTAACGGAGCAAACCTGCAATGGCAAGAATTCCCGGCTGGCCAAGATGGCCTCGAACGTGCAGAAGAAGTGCGCGGCGTACGTACTGGCCCTGCGGCCGTGGAGCTTCAGCGCCTCTCTGACGCCTGTGGCTTTAGGAAGCGCACTGGCCTACAAACTGGAGGGCTCTGTGGACCTTGTCATACTGCTGGTGTGCGCCGTGGCCGTTCTGGTGGTGCACGGTGCCGGGAATCTCGTGAACACTTACTACGATTTCTCCAAGGGAATCGATCACAAGAAGAGCGATGACCGGACTCTGGTGGATCGGATCCTGGAACCGCAAGACGTGGTGATGTTCGGCGCCGTGCTTTACTCGGTGGGATGTCTCTGTGCCACGTTGTTGTATTTCCTCTCTACGCTGCGGCTCGAGCATCTGGCGCTCATCTATTTCGGAGGGCTGTCGAGCTCCTTTTTGTACACTGGAG GAATCGGTCTGAAGTACGTGGCACTGGGGGACGTGGTGATCCTGATCACGTTCGGCCCGCTGgctgtgttgtttgcacatgCAGTGCAGGTGGGTCACCTGTCTGTGCTGCCGCTGGTGTATGCCGTGCCGCTGGCCTTGCACGCCGAGGCCATTCTTCACAGCAACAACACGCGCGACATGCAGTCGGATCGCAGCGTCGGCATCGTCACACTCGCCATCCTGGCCGGCCCGACGCTCTCGTACATCCTCTACAACGTGCTGCTATTCGCTCCCTATGCGGTGTTCTGTGTGCTGGCCACGCGCTACACCATCAGCATGGCGCTGCCGCTGCTCACACTGCCCATGGCCTTCCCACTGGAGCGCCAGTTCCGCAGTCAGCACTACACCAAGATCCCACAGAAAACAGCCAAGCTCAACCTTCTTGTGGGACTCTTCTACGTCTTCGGGATCATTCTCTCACCGGCGGGGAGCCTGCCACTGTTATAA